From Gemmatimonadota bacterium, the proteins below share one genomic window:
- a CDS encoding type II toxin-antitoxin system HicB family antitoxin has product MNRRLTAIVDREGDGYVALCREVDVASRGERVTEARDHLADALALYFDTAPAEDIEHRRYRTPQSPQGLVSH; this is encoded by the coding sequence ATGAACAGACGCTTGACGGCCATCGTCGATCGCGAGGGCGATGGCTATGTGGCGCTGTGCCGTGAGGTGGATGTCGCGAGCCGGGGTGAACGCGTCACGGAGGCGCGCGATCATCTCGCCGATGCGCTGGCGCTGTACTTCGACACCGCGCCCGCCGAGGACATCGAGCATCGTCGGTATAGAACGCCTCAATCCCCTCAAGGCTTAGTGTCGCATTGA
- a CDS encoding tyrosine-type recombinase/integrase, which translates to MSPSAARLLASLPREGDNPWVIVGRKRGAHLSDLEYPWRRIRARTGLHDVRVHDPRHSFASRALALGEGLPMAGKLLGHSQVQTTARYAHLARDSLRVAASRVGDSIEIDLGFTQPIS; encoded by the coding sequence TTGTCCCCGTCAGCGGCTCGCCTGCTCGCATCCCTTCCTCGCGAGGGCGACAATCCGTGGGTGATCGTCGGACGCAAGAGGGGAGCGCATCTTTCCGATCTGGAGTACCCGTGGCGGCGAATCCGCGCCCGTACGGGACTTCACGACGTCCGCGTCCATGACCCTCGTCACTCCTTTGCGTCCCGGGCGCTGGCACTGGGAGAAGGGCTTCCGATGGCCGGCAAACTGTTGGGCCATTCGCAGGTACAAACGACCGCAAGGTATGCGCACCTTGCCCGCGACAGCCTGAGGGTTGCTGCTTCCCGTGTCGGTGACAGTATTGAAATTGATCTCGGTTTCACCCAGCCCATAAGCTAG